Within Dermacentor variabilis isolate Ectoservices chromosome 8, ASM5094787v1, whole genome shotgun sequence, the genomic segment aCAAACGTCACCTAGTATTTTCAACGTTCACCTCGGGCGCTCCCACTCAAAGTCCCGTCCGACCAGTTTGTAGAACTTTCTGTTGTGCGGCTCAAAAAACTTCCGCAGCCTCCTGACGCTCTCTTCGCTTAGCCTGGGGTGCGTGCGCCCCTTGGTCTTGCCGAGACAATGAGGACTGCCGCTGCCTTCGCTCTTCTTCAAGCAGGGAAATCCCTTGGTTCTGTTGAAGTAGAAGTGGTCCTCGGACACCAGTCGCCGCAGGCCCAGGAAGTCCTGGACCATGGCCATCTCGCGGGCCGGGTTCCTGACGAGCTCCTCGCCGCTGACCACGTGGATCTGGGATTGCGGGAAGTGCCTGAGCCAATGGGTGAGGTGATTGGCGTAGAGGCCGATGCGTATGCCGGaccacgactcgtcgacgtcgcTGCTTCCGTTCGAGCACGTACTGTTGACGCTGCAACTGACCTGACCGCAGACCCTGCCAGTGAACTTCTGGTCAGTGTCTTCTTTGTAGGCTCTCTTCTCGTCTTCACTTGCTGCGTCAGTCCATCGGCCTCTCGATGATGAAGATGCacctttcttctttgttttggtGTACGCAATGCCGTCAGGAATTTCATTCCCACTGCTACGACTGTTCTCCTGGTGGGAGTCAGAGGCAACGAGTCTCACCCGGTTGTAGTCTTTCGTCGTATTCAGACTTGCGTACTCACGTGTAGGCGTGCCGTTCGGTTTGTATGACACGTAGTTTTGCTCATCGTTGCGAGTAGCCTCGCTGCTCCTGATAGTGACTTCGCGATCTTCTGTGTTTTTCCCATGGTACGTGTCAGCGGTTACGTGCCCCCGCTGTGAACTGTCGCGGCCATTCAGCCTCCCAAGAAGTCTTTCTTTAACGCCTTCAGGCTTGTTATAGCGAGGAGCTGCTGGAAACACGATTTTGCTGGATCCAGGAGTCGTGGCGTTTCTTCCGCCACTGAAGGTGTCATTTCTAGACCGGGCTCGCCTTCTGCGAGGCGACTGGTGGCGAATGTTTGAACTGGTGTCACCGTCTCTTCTCCTTCGGCGCCTGCGGAACGCCAGGACTTCGAAGGGGAGCGTGGTGTCGGGGCGCTTAGAGGCAGTCTGCGCGTAGTCGGAGAGCGCCCGGGTGACCGGGTCCCTAACGACGACCAGGAGGCGAGCTTGCGGGAGCGTACTTCGAATGCGCGCCGGCACCTCCTCGGTGACGAAGTAGCTCGGCGTCTTCTCCATGGTGATCTGCTCCTGCAGGGTCAAGGGCATCTGGAGCCTGCGCATCGGAAAACGAAGGGCAAACGTTTTTCGCGGTCAACAATGCATCGGCTTGTATATTTCTACAGTCGCAAGCGGTATAAAGGTGAAAGCGTAAACCTCGGCCGTTCCAATGAATGTGCCGTTGGAACTCGTCTACGGCGCGGCTGAGACGAGGCTAGACTCGACTATGGGTTATTCCTTGTCACCGTTGCTGTTCTTTGCCGCGGTGACCACTCCCTCGGAGATTCGCTCGCAATATATGTATTCTCTATTTTTATTCATTCCTTGCACTTTTGTGGCGCGCACGTGCgtttattgttattattgagAACACACGCCTGGCGTTACATGACGGTACTGAAACGTAATACAGTGCTTGCATGCCAATAATGAGAGTATGGTAGAGTATGTTATTTCACCTAATTTTTCGTGAGAGCTGCCCGATGACTTGGGTACACCGTTACCATTCCGTGGGTGCTAGCGCATGCGTGAGTAAACGAGATGCAACCGCCTGCTCAGCGCTTCAATAAAAGACGTTATCTCCCTTCATGGCAACGATAAAGTAAACGTACtgcctaaaaagaaaagaaaaaaaatgaaacagagaaaggaaacgcgaccATCTGAATGGCAGTAATGACAGctgcaaagaagaagaaaaagagaaaataagtGTTAGTCCTGCGTAGTCTTGTCCCCCGCTGTGCCGACAGCGCCCTCCGGTGACATTTTTTTCGTCGACACCCGTGCTTTTACTTTTATGTCGCGTGTAACAGTACAAGAGTATGCCATCTACGTGATTGTCTTATGGACAGCAAATTAAAGATGCGGAATTGCTGTACTGCATACGACAACGTTTCAAGAAGTCTAACGCCTTACAAGAAATTGTGAGCATTGAGAGGCTCTGTGAAGCCGTTTCCGTGGGTTCGTAGTGAAAATGAGCAGCAGAGAACGAAGTCAGAAAGGCGGCGCACGACATGCCAAGAG encodes:
- the LOC142590239 gene encoding uncharacterized protein LOC142590239, yielding MPVTRVCGGQWCRLLCCCLVLALGTGAASSLAMIRKQTTMNDRADDVDGTDVAASSYETAAEDPDGHRQNGEKINRQEDRSSDFEKLEKRLPSALIIGVKKAGTRALLEFLRLHPDVRATGPETHFFDRHYNKGIEWYRLQMPLTLQEQITMEKTPSYFVTEEVPARIRSTLPQARLLVVVRDPVTRALSDYAQTASKRPDTTLPFEVLAFRRRRRRRDGDTSSNIRHQSPRRRRARSRNDTFSGGRNATTPGSSKIVFPAAPRYNKPEGVKERLLGRLNGRDSSQRGHVTADTYHGKNTEDREVTIRSSEATRNDEQNYVSYKPNGTPTREYASLNTTKDYNRVRLVASDSHQENSRSSGNEIPDGIAYTKTKKKGASSSSRGRWTDAASEDEKRAYKEDTDQKFTGRVCGQVSCSVNSTCSNGSSDVDESWSGIRIGLYANHLTHWLRHFPQSQIHVVSGEELVRNPAREMAMVQDFLGLRRLVSEDHFYFNRTKGFPCLKKSEGSGSPHCLGKTKGRTHPRLSEESVRRLRKFFEPHNRKFYKLVGRDFEWERPR